A region of Periplaneta americana isolate PAMFEO1 chromosome 16, P.americana_PAMFEO1_priV1, whole genome shotgun sequence DNA encodes the following proteins:
- the LOC138691711 gene encoding zinc finger protein 235-like isoform X6: MAAPYWCVIFLPISAFTKYNIFVLVVVLLLVIYPCLVILLDLSAHYLHSTGVPPCCHSITEDECLETCEKTFKCDVCGKYFLGSMELKLHTVLHKDKRPLIADVCGKDCLQVDIVKIHPCVHTGDQTCSCDICRKKFSESIPHTGNKSFCCDVCGKMFLNSYTLKDHARVHSGEKAFSCDKSGKKFYFTSNLKKHTFVHTEEKSFSCDICGKKFSLPSNLKRHSLLHTGQKAFGCDICGKKFSHAGYLKEHTRVHTGVKPFDCDICGIKFSRSGSLKRHTLVHTGEKPFSCDICGKKFSQSGSVKDHRNLHTGEKAFACDICGKKFSRPINAKNHRIVHTRTEGIQL; encoded by the coding sequence ATGGCAGCTCCTTATTGGTGCGTGATATTTTTGCCAATCAGTGCATTTACTAAGTATAACATATTTGTGTTGGTTGTAGTTTTGCTTTTGGTGATATATCCTTGTTTAGTCATCCTCTTGGACTTAAGCGCACATTATCTCCACAGCACTGGAGTTCCACCTTGCTGCCACAGTATTACTGAAGATGAATGCCTGGAAACATGTGAGAAGaccttcaaatgtgatgtttgtggaaagtaTTTTTTAGGTTCGATGGAACTCAAACTACATACTGTTCTACACAAGGACAAGAGACCGTTGATAGCCGATGTTTGTGGAAAGGACTGTTTGCAGGtggatattgttaaaatacaccCTTGCGTGCACACAGGAGACCAGACATGCAGTTGTGATATCTGCAGAAAGAAATTTTCGGAAAGTATTCCTCACACAGGCAACAAATCATTCTGTTGTGATGTATGTGGAAAGATGTTTTTGAACTCTTATACCCTGAAAGATCATGCCCGAGTACATTCAGGCGAGAAGGCTTTCAGTTGTGATAAAAGTGGAAAGAAATTTTACTTTACCTCTAATTTAAAAAAGCATACATTCGTACACACAGAGGAGAAgtcattcagttgtgatatatgtggaaagaagttTTCGCTCCCTAGCAATCTGAAAAGACATTCACTCCTACACACTGGGCAGAAGGCATTCGGTtgcgatatatgtggaaagaaattttcgcatGCTGGTTATTTAAAAGAGCATACACGCGTACACACAGGGGTGAAGCCATTcgattgtgatatatgtggaattaAGTTTTCGCGGTCTGGTTCTCTAAAACGGCATACACtcgtacacacaggggagaagccattcagttgtgatatatgtggaaaaaaGTTTTCACAGTCCGGTTCTGTAAAAGACCATAGAAACTTACACACGGGGGAGAAGGCATTCgcttgtgatatatgtggaaagaagttCTCGAGACCCATTAATGCAAAAAACCATAGAATCGTACACACACGGACAGAAGGTATTCAGTTGTGA